A stretch of DNA from Microlunatus sp. Gsoil 973:
GTTGGGTGCGTGGCGACACCGGCTGGCACCTGTTCAGTCCCGCTCTTCCGACCCATGACTTCGACCAGACCCAGCACCAGGTGCTGTCCGCGATCCGCGCGCTGGGCCGCGACCAATGGGCCAATCAGCACGGCTGGAAGCGCCTGGACGACGTGTCCAGCACTGCGCTGTGGGCGCTGCTCCGCGATGCCAGGCGGGCCGGTGTCACGTTGCTCGGCAGCGATACCAGCGCACCGGTCCTGCTTGAGGACGAACCCGCCCGACTGCATCTCGAGGCACACCGGGACGACGCGGAGTTGATCTTCGAACCGACGCTGTCGATCGGCGAACAGGAGATCGAGATCCGGCAGGTCTCGGTGATCGGGGTTCCTCAACAACTGGTCGTCCGCCGGGACGCCGACCAGGCGCTGCGGATCGCCATGCTCGACCAGCCGCTGACCCCGGCGATGTCCCGGCTGGTCACCCTCGGTCAACGGATCGTGGTGCCGATCGCCGACGAGGACCGCTTCCTCTCCGACTACTTCCCCCAGCTACGAACCACCATCAACGTCCGCTCCACCGACCACAGCTTCAACCCACCCGCCCCGAGAGTTCCCCACCTCGCTCTGGAGCTGCGGCCTCGGACGGACCATCAGATGGAGCTGCGGTGGGACTGGTGGTACCGCAACTCCGAGGACGACCCCGGCAAGCGGCACCCGCTGCTGGTCGGACCGGGCTCCGCGGACCGCGACCTTGCCGCCGAACAACAGATCCTCAACCGGCTCGATCTGAAACGCTTCGACATCCTGCTGGACCGGACAGTCTCCCGATCCCTGCTGCCGCGCAATCTGCTGCGCACCGAGAACATGATCATCTTCTTGACCACGGTGTTGCCCGAGCTCGAGGGTGAAGCGGGGCTGGTGATCATCTACGACGGTGAACTTCCGGAGTACAGCGAGGCCGAGAGGCCGCCCCTGATCAAGGTCCGCAACGACGACATCCGCGGTGAACGCGATTGGTTCGAACTGTCGGTGACGGTCGAGGTGGACGGTGAGAAGGTGCAGTTCACCGAGCTGTTCAAGGCGCTCGCCAAGGGCGCGGGGATGATGGTCCTGCCCAGCGGAAAGTACTTCCGGTTGGATAAACCGGAGTTCAAACAACTCAAGGAGCTGATCGAGGAGGCGCGGGCCATCGGCGAGCCGACCGCGGACGGGGTACGGATCAGCCGCTACCAGGTGGACTGGTGGGACGAACTGGAACGGCTCGGCGTCGACTTCGAGCAGAGCCGGCAATGGCGACAGGTGATCGACGGTCTCGGCGCCAACGCGGAACTGGAGCGGCTGCCGACGCCCGAAGGCTTCGTCGCCGAACTGCGCGACTACCAGCGCGACGGACTGGACTGGCTTGCGTTCCTTCATGATCACGGCCTGGGTGGGGTGCTGGCCGATGACATGGGACTCGGCAAGACGTTGCAGACGCTGGCGCTGATCTGCCACGCCAAGCAGCGGGCGGCAGGACCGGTCCGTTATCTGGTCGTCGCTCCGACCAGCGTGATCAGCAACTGGGCCGCGGAGGCGGAGAAGTTCGCTCCCGGACTCGACGTCGCGGTGATCACAGGGACCGAGAGGAAGTCGAAGAAGGAGCTGATCACCCAGGTGGCCCGGGCCGATCTGGTGTTGACGTCGTACACGCTGCTCCGGATCGACTTCGACAGCTACCGCCGGGTGCCCTGGTCCGGCCTGATCCTGGACGAGGCACAGTTCGTCAAGAACCACCGTTCCCAGGCCTACACCTGCGTACGCCGCCTGGAAGCCCCCTTCAAGCTGGCGATCACCGGCACGCCGATGGAGAACAACCTGATGGAGTTGTGGTCGATGTTCTCGATCACCGCACCGGGGCTGTTCAGCGGACCGACCGATTTCCGTGACGACTACGCCAAACCGATCGAGAAGGGTGAGTCGCAACTGCTCGTGGAGCGGCTTCGTCGACGGGTCCGGCCGTTCATGTTGCGACGGACCAAGGACCAGGTCGCCGCCGAACTGCCGGAGCGTCAGGAGCAGGTGATCGCACTGGATCTGCTGCCGAAACACCGGCGGGTCTACCAGACCCACCTGCATCGGGAACGGCAGAAGATTCTCGGGTTGCTGGAGGATCTCGAAGCCAACCGCTTCGAGGTGTTCCGGTCGCTGACGCTGCTCCGCCAGCTCAGCCTGGACGCGTCGTTGCACGATGATCAGTACGCCGACGTGCCGAGTACCAAGCTCGAGGCACTGGGTGATCTGGTCGATGAGATCCTCGCCGAACACCACCGGGTGCTGATCTT
This window harbors:
- a CDS encoding SNF2-related protein, encoding MIDLSDDAIGNLVGWNALFRGLEYQETGRVQSVRWSQGQTVLDGVVIGTMPKPYRVNVLFSGGEPSRPSVGVCSCAVHLNCKHVAATLVSARQPTVVGDSGPTSWERILDPLVHHRDPAGKLAVQLEFRPRDHESLRARPLAVGRSGRWVRGDTGWHLFSPALPTHDFDQTQHQVLSAIRALGRDQWANQHGWKRLDDVSSTALWALLRDARRAGVTLLGSDTSAPVLLEDEPARLHLEAHRDDAELIFEPTLSIGEQEIEIRQVSVIGVPQQLVVRRDADQALRIAMLDQPLTPAMSRLVTLGQRIVVPIADEDRFLSDYFPQLRTTINVRSTDHSFNPPAPRVPHLALELRPRTDHQMELRWDWWYRNSEDDPGKRHPLLVGPGSADRDLAAEQQILNRLDLKRFDILLDRTVSRSLLPRNLLRTENMIIFLTTVLPELEGEAGLVIIYDGELPEYSEAERPPLIKVRNDDIRGERDWFELSVTVEVDGEKVQFTELFKALAKGAGMMVLPSGKYFRLDKPEFKQLKELIEEARAIGEPTADGVRISRYQVDWWDELERLGVDFEQSRQWRQVIDGLGANAELERLPTPEGFVAELRDYQRDGLDWLAFLHDHGLGGVLADDMGLGKTLQTLALICHAKQRAAGPVRYLVVAPTSVISNWAAEAEKFAPGLDVAVITGTERKSKKELITQVARADLVLTSYTLLRIDFDSYRRVPWSGLILDEAQFVKNHRSQAYTCVRRLEAPFKLAITGTPMENNLMELWSMFSITAPGLFSGPTDFRDDYAKPIEKGESQLLVERLRRRVRPFMLRRTKDQVAAELPERQEQVIALDLLPKHRRVYQTHLHRERQKILGLLEDLEANRFEVFRSLTLLRQLSLDASLHDDQYADVPSTKLEALGDLVDEILAEHHRVLIFSQFTTFLGKVGELLAARDVPYAYLDGRTKNRGRVIEEFKSGEAPVFLISLKAGGFGLNLTEADYCILLDPWWNPASEQQAIDRIHRIGQTKNVMVYRLVAKDTIEEKVMALKADKAKLFASVMNGAAAANSKLTATEIRGLIA